The Miscanthus floridulus cultivar M001 chromosome 6, ASM1932011v1, whole genome shotgun sequence genomic interval CGAGCTCGGCACCCGCAGCGACGGCGCGGGGGCGAGCGCGGCCAACCGAGAAAACGGCACGGCGCAAGCAGTGGCGCGCGGTGGTGACCTCGGCCACCAGCGGGCGGATCTGACGCAAGCGCGAGCAGCGAGGATGGCGGCTCGTAGCGTCAGGAAGCGCAGTGCTCGCCGCGACGGAGCTCGTGGCCGTGCTCGGGGCCAAGGCTCGCGGTGTCGGAGCTCGTGGCGCGTCTTCCTCCAACCGGCAGAGGAGCGAGCGCCCCATGCCCCCATCTCGTCGCCAGGCCCAGCGCCAGTTTGCGTGGCTAGGCGTCTCCGGACGCGCCCCACCTCCTCTTACGGCGACCGCGCCCAACCCCGCCTCCTCTCATCTCACGGCTCTTGGAAGCCGTGAGCCACTGTTGGTGCTGCTGCTGTGCATGACCGGTTAAAGGATCGCGTAGAGGCACAACATATTGCAGCACAGGCCCACTCCTCCCTCCTTTCTTGCAGCGCAGGCCCAGCGGCCCAGCCGCTTTCTCCTTCTCTTGGGGCCCAAGTGGAAAAGCCCACTCGCACTCCCTCCCTCAGCTCCTTAGTCCAGCAGGCCTTGGCCCTCTCTCTCGGCCTGACTCCCCTTCCCCTTTCGCGCAACCGGCCCAGCTCGGCTGGAGCCCGCACGGAGCGCTCTGCTCCCTCTCTCTGCCAGTGGGCCTTGCCCCTTCACCCGCTGACGCCGCGGCCCCGCATGCCAgccgcaccttcttcctcctctcgtccCCGAGCAGGACTCTGCCGCCGTCGCTCGATCCCGATTTGCACGGGATTTGGCGTGACCTCCACGCCAAGCCCCCTATAAATCCCTAAGACCCCTGCCGCGGCCCCGGACCCCATCAACGCATCGCCTTAATCCTAGCCGCAGCAGCCGCCACCCCGCTAGCCCTAGCGTGCGCCGCCGCTTCACCGAGGTCCTGCCGCCGTCGCTCTCCTCCCCTGCAGCGTCTGCGCCGACGAGAACCACCGCCCGAGCTTCGCGTGAAGGTGAGGATCACGCCGCTACCTTTgccgctccctctctcgctctctgTTCAGCGCCAGCGCCAGTCGAAGCCCGCCACCGTGCCGACCCGCTCCGCCGCGCTTGCTCTTGTCTTCGGTCACCAGTGGACGACGCGAGCACCCCCGTCGAGTTCGCGAGGCCGAGACCTACCTACTCGTGCCCTCACCTTGGCCACCCGAGCCCTGCAGCGCCTTCCGCCATTCGTCGGTGAGCACATTAGTTACTAAATCATTCTCTGAATTTGATATCTTACCATATGAATCCTGCTACCCAGGCAGCGTGGCCACGTCGTCCGCTTTTCCCGACCATCGGATCGGCCACGCGGACGGCTAGATCGTGCGAGCTccggtctttttgtaaaaaaaaccTTGAACTTTAATCGAATCAACCCACAGTCTAGGCCTCCTCTcattttgttttttaaaaaaaccctCAAACTTTACCGAAATCAACCATCAATCCATGTCTTTTAAATGGGCCGGCCTGTCCCCTATTCCAGGAGCCTCCTGATCCATCCAAACCCCAAGTCTGCCTATACCACTTCTCTCCCCTCTGTCGTCTCCCTCCGTCCCGGACCCTCCCCCTCTGCCGCTGCTGAGCCCGCGCCAACGCCGGGCCGCGCCTTCGACCTGCAGGCACGTCGCACCCGTGCCGCTTGCCTCCCACGTCGCGGCCCCCACTGCCCGCAGCGTTGGCCACATGGGCGGGGGTGGTGACCGCACGCCCACCGAACGCGCCTCCGCGGGCGGGGATCCGCCGGCCGGCGCAGGGAAGGCCTCACGAGCGACCACGTCCCCAGGCGGCGCGACTGACACCGGCGCTTCGATCTGGCCTCCACTTCCCCTCTCTTGCGCTTCAATCTCAGCATACACTGCGTCTTTGAGCACCGTGAGGGCCCCCTCTACGCTGCCGCCACCTGAAGCACAACTCTGGACCAGACGGTTGCATAGCTCGGCGAACTCTCCTCGCGCGTCCGCAATCGGTTAGTACATGCTCTCCTCTTGGCGTTGATGTGCGTCAATGCGTGGACACCGCGATGACCCGTCCTGCACGAGCCCGTAGCTGATGCTCAGATCTGAATCTTATGTTCTGCCGCATAAAAGCCAAGGCCTGAATCGTACAAGCAAATCAATCATGGGACTGCATCACAGTGACCACCGCTGTTGCATGCTTGCAGCCGTACATTCATGCACCGTACATTCATGCACACAATCTGTTTGATTCAATGCTTTAGAGCCATATTTTCTAAAATATGGCAATCTATAATCTAAACTCCTCTACTCCATCTCTTATGATTAATTTGATGTTCTTACATTAAGAAACCACTTTCAACTCTACATGCTTCAAGCTCTAATATGAATGAGAATCGGGCAAATCCTCAAAAGTGCACACTGAATTTGAAATAGGTTCTCTACTACTTTAATAGCAACTACATATATGTACTTTCCTGATCCAATATTCAGACCCTTTGAAAACTTAATTTCCAGTCCACACATTTCATTTCTATTTATGAAATCTAAAAATATGTAATATGAACTCCTCTACATGCAAGTGCTAACATGCAGCTGTTCTGTGACTTATTTTCTTCAGATTGACTAT includes:
- the LOC136457579 gene encoding uncharacterized protein isoform X2, with the translated sequence MGGGGDRTPTERASAGGDPPAGAGKASRATTSPGGATDTGASIWPPLPLSCASISAYTASLSTVRAPSTLPPPEAQLWTRRLHSSANSPRASAIGANLRFSADTANSLEDYTWVEQRGATKPLKTCRLTQQMARQSRAGFLVDV